In Melanotaenia boesemani isolate fMelBoe1 chromosome 7, fMelBoe1.pri, whole genome shotgun sequence, a single window of DNA contains:
- the si:ch211-168f7.5 gene encoding uncharacterized protein si:ch211-168f7.5 codes for MAARRGYVNSLWSGTERVRIGERLKATLAGVLELELLRCKHLEMVDGVLADRGSAATNAEEPRGEEGSGTSDCAASDPEQGSATSRRQQAASPSDTMVLPCQSSPEDCGSNSGDATVHSSSGRGSNSRWSTLSWDTPSDLLSPPTPDPGGMVHLDSDSRPSSGFYSVSGSSLSDSCYSVSSDVAHGGPTPPVRPLKLWEQVPVSAENADILWSEGVVQLQQPAPENSPEDVEPTQGTPVSVSRDLDATGLSFLSDLCSGLGDSLISYIIPLLNTSSSPSPFQSKPQLDPRYCTDLVSRRTKEVYSYPSPLHAVALQSPLFTSPNQEPSTSTNPEGPPHDESAEPNTEPLQPQQPPPLASVTHLEQYISRLSRQYHTRVTSSTFDLTSTATPGLVTHKGLCTPGKSLGSTQSLSAFESRNAPSTVPGGSITPCKSLLGNSARVSLSTTGKKGTRNSINLGNLPSATGEDLNINLHLNLNLNLTPGLNSSCGLVDNPKNGSRGALKGEFATTPSASATSLSSSTPTPALRSRSRISTCPSSLSHRSSLEVPSGSGASSAFGSSAFCRSLDWSCGAPPETGQSVFGTNTASAPGSQRSSLIQESSSSPKLSEDSSIVEEISRLSGLSRAVVVGLMEQGVELDIDCFQTHSAGEVRGHGKTHLTTQKDPSHDYARLSEVNPQRPIQLSLSVTHSPQSQTSLTPPLSHSSSPIHPYQSKHIPSPHYPHYHYQHIPSPSELPSSTASSPASHPTPRAHSPPRPLQPSPLGATPLSVFRRDSPFQCSLPHNNSRTSPLEHGGIQPRGGSLRQSAGGSDGASRWKRMEGEGLYRGKHNSHKLVRAATVSSYAKREDYNLVWAEEEERARSAAQTPRRSSSKLWRGFDGRLWGKESESEKEEKDRAEYGYGWRRNSVGSWRREHQRVKASSSSVDKKPKVDNSPIFSRKRGKEDGEGRSSSLRLSRRALFRSESQGLLVPRNYSEEPTRRAHWVSSLDVGQGGMGISKNEGVRLLRAKEEDKRLSSTASLFNLSRSQSLEGSCQSLSPLSSPSFSPSPPRMNLQRSRSLRDLGRRVFGSMRSLSLKRKPSKK; via the exons ATGGCCGCCCGCCGCGGCTACGTGAACTCGCTCTGGTCGGGCACCGAGCGCGTCCGCATCGGAGAGCGCCTCAAAGCGACGCTGGCTGGggtgctggagctggagctgctCAGATGCAAACACCTGGAGATGGTGGACGGTGTTCTGGCAGACCGAGGGTCTGCTGCCACCAACGCTGAGGAGCCACGGGGAGAAGAGGGGAGCGGAACCTCTGACTGCGCCGCTTCGGATCCCGAGCAGGGCTCTGCGACATCCCGCAGGCAACAG gCCGCCTCTCCTTCAGATACGATGGTGTTGCCCTGTCAGAGCAGCCCAGAGGACTGTGGCAGTAACTCGGGGGATGCCACAGTCCACTCTTCCTCCGGAAGGGGGAGTAACTCAAGGTGGTCTACCCTGTCCTGGGACACCCCATCTGACTTGCTCTCTCCTCCAACCCCGGACCCTGGTGGTATGGTCCACCTGGATAGTGACTCTAGACCTAGTTCAG GTTTCTATTCAGTAAGTGGGAGCTCTCTGTCGGATTCCTGCTACTCTGTGTCCAGCGACGTTGCCCATGGAGGACCGACGCCACCTGTCAGACCCCTGAAGTTGTGGGAACAGGTTCCAGTTTCTGCTGAAAACGCTGACATCCTGTGGTCAGAAGGTGTGGTGCAGCTACAGCAGCCTGCACCTGAGAACAGCCCAGAAGATGTTGAACCAACACAAGGGACACCAGTTTCAG TCTCAAGAGACCTTGATGCCACTGGTCTGAGCTTTTTGTCTGATCTTTGCTCAGGACTTGGTGACTCCCTAATTTCTTACATCATCCCGCTTCTTAACacctcttcctccccctccccctTTCAGTCAAAGCCCCAGCTAGACCCCCGCTACTGCACTGACCTGGTGTCCCGTCGGACCAAAGAGGTGTATTCTTACCCGAGCCCACTGCATGCTGTTGCCCTCCAAAGTCCCCTCTTCACCTCCCCGAACCAGGAGCCATCAACTTCTACAAACCCTGAGGGACCCCCGCACGATGAATCAGCAGAGCCAAACACTGAACCTCTTCAGCCTCAGCAGCCTCCCCCACTGGCCTCTGTCACTCATTTGGAGCAGTATATATCACGGCTTTCTCGCCAGTACCACACCCGGGTAACCTCCTCCACCTTTGATCTCACATCCACTGCCACCCCTGGTCTAGTAACACACAAAGGTCTTTGTACCCCTGGCAAAAGCCTTGGCTCCACCCAGTCCCTGTCTGCCTTTGAGAGCCGCAATGCACCCTCCACTGTGCCGGGGGGCAGTATCACACCCTGTAAGTCACTGCTGGGGAACTCAGCTAGAGTTAGCCTCAGTACAACGGGAAAAAAAGGCACCAGGAATTCAATCAACCTGGGTAACCTTCCATCAGCAACCGGTGAGGACTTGAACATAAATCTGCATCTCAACCTCAACTTGAatctgactcctggtctgaACTCCAGCTGTGGGCTGGTAGACAATCCCAAAAATGGGAGTCGTGGAGCTCTAAAAGGTGAATTTGCTACAACCCCTTCTGCCTCTGCCACTTCACTCTCTTCTTCAACACCTACCCCAGCACTGAGGTCTCGCTCTCGCATTTCAACCTGCCCAAGCAGCCTGAGCCACCGCAGTTCCCTGGAAGTCCCCTCTGGTTCAGGAGCcagttctgcatttgggtcttcAGCCTTCTGTCGCTCATTAGACTGGAGCTGTGGAGCGCCACCTGAGACTGGACAATCAGTGTTTGGTACAAACACTGCATCAGCTCCTGGGTCTCAGCGCAGCAGCTTAATCCAAGAATCTAGCTCTAGTCCAAAACTAAGTGAAGACTCCTCCATAGTGGAAGAGATCTCTCGCCTCTCTGGTCTTTCAAGGGCTGTTGTGGTAGGACTGATGGAGCAAGGTGTGGAGCTGGATATCGACTGTTTCCAAACACATTCCGCAGGTGAGGTGAGGGGCCACGGTAAAACTCACCTAACAACACAGAAAGATCCGTCACATGACTATGCCAGACTGTCAGAAGTGAATCCTCAGAGACCGATACAGCTCTCCCTCAGTGTTACCCATTCTCCACAGTCACAGACTAGCCTCACCCCTCCTCTCTCACACTCCAGCAGCCCTATACACCCTTACCAGTCTAAACATATTCCATCTCCACACTATCCACATTACCACTACCAGCACATCCCTTCCCCATCTGAACTTCCCTCCTCTACTGCCTCCTCCCCTGCCTCACATCCCACCCCTAGGGCTCACTCCCCTCCACGTCCTCTCCAGCCATCCCCTTTGGGTGCCACCCCCCTCTCAGTTTTCCGACGAGATTCACCCTTCCAATGCTCCTTGCCCCACAACAACTCTAGAACTTCCCCCTTGGAGCATGGAGGCATTCAACCAAGAGGGGGATCACTTCGGCAGAGTGCGGGAGGAAGTGACGGTGCAAGCAGGTGGAAGAGGATGGAGGGAGAGGGGCTCTACAGAGGGAAGCACAACTCTCATAAGCTGGTGAGGGCAGCCACTGTTAGCAGCTATGCGAAGAGAGAGGACTACAACTTAGTGTGggctgaggaagaggaaaggGCAAGATCAGCAGCCCAGACACCCAGGAGGTCCTCCAGCAAGCTCTGGAGGGGCTTTGACGGACGCCTCTGGGGCAAAGAGTCTGAAAGCGAAAAGGAGGAGAAGGACCGAGCTGAGTACGGTTATGGCTGGAGGAGGAACAGCGTTGGAAGCTGGAGGCGGGAGCACCAAAGGGTGAAGGCTTCATCCAGTAGTGTGGACAAGAAGCCAAAAGTAGATAACTCCCCCATCTTTTCAAGGAAGAGAGGGAAAGAAGATGGGGAGGGACGCAGCTCCAGCCTCAGACTTTCTAGGAGGGCTCTGTTCAGGAGTGAGTCCCAGGGCTTGCTTGTACCCCGTAACTACAGTGAGGAGCCCACAAGGCGTGCACACTGGGTCTCCTCCTTAGATGTGGGGCAAGGCGGCATGGGGATCAGCAAAAATGAAGGAGTCAGACTACTGAGGGCAAAGGAGGAGGACAAACGGCTGTCCTCCACTGCCAGCCTCTTTAACCTCTCTCGTTCTCAGAGTCTCGAGGGCAGCTGCCAGTCACTATCCCCTCTGTCCTCCCCTTcattttctccttctcctccacgGATGAACCTCCAGCGATCTCGATCACTGAGGGATTTGGGGAGGAGAGTGTTTGGCTCGATGAGGTCCCTGAGTCTTAAAAGGAAGCCATCAAAAAAGTGA
- the ttc9c gene encoding tetratricopeptide repeat protein 9C, with protein sequence MEAAGAEGGLNGQGAAAGESGLPGHRVTTAKPVWALLEEAVQLKTEGNAFYREKNIRSAIGRYHRALLVLRSLDSDVMASVKGFGPEKPSLTSEQDTLLRNTQVDCYNNLAACLLQRQSVDYARVLEYSLRVLQWRPGNIKALYRAGVATLEIGDAQTAKQYLTQASRAQPNDASVRKHLQRAEEKLNQELQKEKAMYRGMFSSSLKDSTEDVINQTNRAGDGV encoded by the exons ATGGAGGCTGCAGGAGCAGAGGGCGGTCTGAATGGTCAGGGAGCAGCGGCAGGAGAGTCAGGTCTTCCTGGACACAGAGTGACTACTGCGAAGCCAGTTTGGGCATTGCTGGAAGAAGCAGTGCAACTGAAAACCGAAGGGAATGCTTTTTATAGAGAGAAGAACATTCGCTCAGCCATTGGTCGTTATCACCGTGCTCTGCTGGTACTTCGAAGCCTGGACTCTGATGTGATGGCATCAGTGAAAGGCTTTGGACCTGAGAAACCCTCTCTGACATCGGAACAGGACACTTTACTCAGAAACACACAAGTGGACTGCTACAATAACCTTGCTG CCTGTTTGCTACAGAGACAGAGTGTTGATTATGCTCGTGTGCTGGAGTACAGTCTGCGAGTGTTGCAGTGGCGACCAGGTAACATCAAAGCACTGTACAGAGCAGGAGTAGCGACTCTGGAGATCGGGGATGCACAAACAGCCAAACAGTACCTTACACAGGCCAGCAGAGCGCAACCTAATG ATGCCAGTGTTAGGAAGCACCTGCAGAGGGCAGAAGAGAAACTAAATCAGGAGCTGCAAAAAGAGAAAGCCATGTATCGAGGCATGTTCTCCTCCAGCCTGAAAGACAGCACTGAAGATGTGATTAACCAAACCAACAGAGCTGGTGACGGAGTTTAG